Proteins from one Rosa chinensis cultivar Old Blush chromosome 7, RchiOBHm-V2, whole genome shotgun sequence genomic window:
- the LOC121050688 gene encoding disease resistance protein RPV1-like, giving the protein MASSSSFTERYDVFLSFRGADTHNYFTSHFNSKLVASGIHTFFDNKLRRGEDISLSLIRAIEGSRISLIGFSANYASSTWCLDELVKIMECRKTLEQAVFPIFYYVDPSDVRHQTGSFAKAFVIYKAANRYQRMNEGKFLHDIFDLISRQLRPTHTYMWPTTQLEIDFGVEEISKSLCVGVDDDVHMVGIWGMGGMGKTSVAKAIYNKFYRSFEGIDFLPQGNLVSMDLQYSNPVQVWERPRVLEKLKILDLSHSHYPTQSPDFLKLPNLEYLIMKGCKSLSEMHQYCRW; this is encoded by the exons ATGGCTTCATCCTCCTCCTTCACAGAAAGGTACGACGTGTTCTTGAGCTTCAGAGGTGCAGACACACACAACTACTTCACGAGCCACTTCAACAGTAAATTAGTGGCGTCTGGAATCCATACCTTCTTCGACAACAAACTAAGGAGAGGGGAAGATATATCACTGTCATTGATCAGGGCAATCGAAGGGTCTAGGATCTCTCTCATAGGCTTCTCAGCGAACTATGCAAGTTCAACATGGTGTCTTGATGAGCTGGTGAAGATCATGGAGTGTAGAAAAACATTGGAGCAAGCTGTTTTTCCAATATTCTATTATGTTGATCCTTCAGATGTCAGGCATCAGACGGGTAGTTTTGCGAAGGCATTTGTAATTTATAAAGCTGCAAATAGATATCAGAGAAT GAATGAGGGAAAGTTTCTCCATGACATTTTTGACCTGATTAGTAGACAGCTGAGACCCACACATACTTACATGTGGCCAACGACCCAGTTGGAAATAGATTTTGGCGTTGAAGAGATTAGTAAATCATTATGtgttggagtagatgatgatgttcACATGGTTGGAATTTGGGGTATGGGTGGAATGGGCAAAACATCTGTTGCCAAAGCCATCTACAACAAATTTTATCGTAGTTTTGAAG GAATTGATTTTCTTCCTCAAGGAAACCTGGTTTCTATGGACCTGCAGTACAGCAATCCCGTACAAGTTTGGGAGCGTCCCAGG GTGCTCGAGAAGTTGAAGATTCTTGATCTCAGTCATTCACATTACCCGACACAATCACCAGACTTTTTAAAACTCCCAAATCTTGAGTATTTGATCATGAAAGGCTGCAAGAGTTTGTCAGAGATGCACCAGTATTGCCGATGGTAA